ATAGGTTCGAGGTGGAAGCGCGGCAACGCGTGGAGCTGACGAATACTAATCGGTCGAGGGTTTCATCTGGCGAGCCGCAGCGAGCGGCAGCGGAAGCAGAAACGATAAGTTCGCATCCAGTTTTCAGCGTGCAACGCTGAGCGTTTGGTGGCGATGGCGGAGGGGAACCACGCGTACCCATCCCGAACACGACCGTTAAGCCCTCCAGCGCCGATGGTACTTGGACCGAAGGGTCCTGGGAGAGTAGGACGCTGCCAAGCGATGATTCTATTCCCCGATAGCTCAGTCGGTAGAGCACTCGGCTGTTAACCGAGTTGTCACAGGTTCGAGTCCTGTTCGGGGAGCCATGCTTCCATAGCTCAGTAGGTAGAGTGCATCCATGGTAAGGATGAGGTCACCGGTTCGATCCCGGTTGGAAGCTTACATAATGGGGCCCGTTGGTCAAGGGGTTAAGACACCTCCCTTTCACGGAGGTAACAGGGGTTCGAATCCCCTACGGGTCATTCAATTTTTTATTTGGCTCGATCGTATAAAAAATCGATCACCGAGTCACTCTAATACAATCATTGGGGATTAGCCAAGCGGTAAGGCAACGGACTTTGACTCCGTCATGCCTAGGTTCGAATCCTAGATCCCCAGCTTTGCGAGCCATTAGCTCAGTTGGTAGAGCACCTGACTTTTAATCAGGGTGTCGTAGGTTCGAGTCCTACATGGCTCACTTTTTTTATTTCTGCGAATAAGCGCGTATGGCGGAATTGGCAGACGCACCAGACTTAGGATCTGGCGGGAGACCGTGGGGGTTCAAGTCCCTCTACGCGCATACCGTACCGAAAGCCCTTGGACATCAAGGGTTTTTTATTTTTTGAAGAATTTTCTTGGGGTACCCTTCGGCACTCGCGCGAATCCACCCGGTCGTGCCGGTGCTCGAGACCACGCAACGTGACCCGCTCGCCCATCCGCGCGTCCCACGGGATCTTCTGGCGATATTTTTTATCGCTACTGCCGGAAATTCGTCTGCCGTGAAGGAAGTTAGCGATAATAAATATCGTCAAAGGGCCGGTTTCCCCTGCTTTTTCCGATGTTTTCCCGGCGTTAGCGATATTCTGTAACGCTAAGCGAGTACGGCGAGGTCGGCACGGCCGCGTTACCGATATTTTATATCGTTAACAGCCTCGGCCGGGTATGGACGGCCCTCTTCCCGAGCAAACTCCGCAGTCTGTATCCGACGTAACGTAAGTAATATGGTCAGTCCCTTCAGAGCGTATCCGCTGGGGCGGATCGGGAACGAACCAGCTTCATGCCACAAGAAGGGAAATCATCCGACAGATGGGCGGTTTCCCCGCTTGCTTGAATGGCTGGAGGCCGGTATGTTCTTAAACGGATATTGGTTATCCCTCTTCTCTGATCAAGGCCATTCCGGATGGCCCTGCGCCGTCCCTTGATTAATCCCGTATTGCTTAAACGGAAGCAGCAATAAACGGAATGAAAGTTCAATCCGATCAATCATTCAAGCGCATTGGGACGCTCATACATACTGTGTTCGAACCTGCGCATGATAAGGATCAATAAACACATGCACAGCATCGGGAAGCGACGGAAGGATTCGGTACCGCCTGAAACTTCGAGCCCATATCAGCCGGTTAAGCCCGATCCAAGAGCGGAAAAGGGTTATGGGTGCGCTGTGAGGGATTCCGAAGCTCTGAAGGGCATTCGTGAGCTGTGAAGGGACGTATATGCGGGGAAAAAGAGCTTGGCCATTACCGGAACATCGGTTTAAGGGTCGGTCGTTCATGCCGTGAAAATGGGTGAAAAAAGCTTGAAAACAGGCCACAACTGTCTGAAAACTCGAAATAAAAAAACTTCGAAAAAACATTTGCATTCTGAATTGGATCGTGCTATATTATTTGTTGTCGCCGCCGGGCAGCAACACGAAAGCGAAAAACGCTGATCGGTGAATACGTATGCGGACGTGGCTCAGTGGTAGAGCATCGCCTTGCCAAGGCGAGGGTCGCGAGTTCGAATCTCGTCGTCCGCTCCATGCACCCTTAGCTCAGTTGGATAGAGCGTTTGACTACGAATCAAAAGGTCGGGAGTTCGAATCTCTCAGGGTGCGCCACCAGTATTCAAGCTGCCGGGACGTAGCTCAGCTTGGTAGAGCACCTGGTTTGGGACCAGGGGGTCGCATGTTCGAATCGTGTCGTCCCGATATGGAAGATTTGCGGGTGTAGTTCAATGGTAGAACTTCAGCCTTCCAAGCTGATAGCGTGGGTTCGATTCCCATCACCCGCTTAACGAAGAAACCCTTGAGAAATCAAGGGTTTTTGTGTTTTTATCGGACCGGTTGCGCTTCGGGTCGATCCTTCCGCAAGTCACGCGGCGGAAGACGGCGTTCGGCAAAGGCCGGGCGAGCCGTGCCGAAACTTCGGCTTGCCGCGTACAATGATGAGAACATTCCGGAGGGGAGCGATTCCGCATGAAGATTATGATCGACCCCGGACATGGGGGAAGCGACCCCGGGGCGGGAGGCAACGGGCTTCAGGAGAAGGATTTGACGCTGCGGATTGCGGCGAGGGTCGGTGAGCTCGTCAGGGAACGCGGAGCGGATGTTCTCTACACGCGTACGACAGATACGACCGTGGGGCTGTCCGAGCGGGCCAATCTCGCCAACGCGGCGGACGCGGATTATTTCCTGAGCGTTCATATTAACGCGGGGGGCGGCACCGGATTCGAATCGTACACGTACATCGGAACGTCCGGCGTCACCTCCGATTACCGCAATGCGATCCACGACAGGGTCGCAGCGGTCTTCGCGGCGGAGGGAATGCCCGACCGAGGGAAGAAACAGGCGAACTTCGCCGTGCTGCGGGAGACCCGAATGCCGGCCGCGCTGCTGGAATACGGGTTCATCGACCACCCGACGGACGCTTCGCATCTGCGCGATCCCGCCTTCATCGAGAAGCTCGCGCAGGCGACGGCGCAGGGGGTAGCCGACGCGTTCGGGTTGCCGGATGCGCCTGGGTCGCCTGTTCCGGAGCCGAAGGGCGGCGTGTCGGACTGGGCGAAGGACGCGAGGGATTGGGTTGTCACGGCGGGCATCAGCGACGGCACGCGGCCGAAGGACGCGGTTACGCGGGAAGAAGTGTGGACAATGCTGCATCGAATGAGCAAATTGTAGACGGGAGTCCAAAGCCTGTGCCGGAACGAGCCGGCATGGGCTTTTTTTCGGGATATAACGGATATCTATTCGACAAATCCCGACAGGAAACGCCTGGAGCGGACTTGCCAGAGTTGTTACAAAAATAGAAACTTTCCGCTACCTTTGACCGGGCGCCTGTGATAAAATATATGGAGGTTTTTAAAGATGGGGTGGAAAGAGATGAGCGAAGCCGCTAAAAACACAGCGAGCTCGAACCAATTGCTTCGCCGGGACGTCCGATTTCTGGGGAACATTCTGGGGGAAGTGCTCGTCCATCAGGGCGGGCAGGAATTGTTGAATTTAGTCGAAGACATCCGCGAGACAAGCAAAAACCTGCGGGCCCAATTCGACAGCAATTTGTATGCCGAATTTAAACGCAAGATTGTCGGACTGTCTCCGGAGATGCGTCATCAAGTCATCCGGGCATTCGCCATATACTTTCAATTGGTCAATATCGCCGAACAGAACCACCGCGTCCGCCGGAAGCGCGACTATGAACGCTCGGCGGGAGAAACGATTCAGCCGGGGTCGATCGAGAGCGCGGCAGCCGATCTGAAGGCCAAAGGCGTATCGGCC
The nucleotide sequence above comes from Paenibacillus thermoaerophilus. Encoded proteins:
- a CDS encoding N-acetylmuramoyl-L-alanine amidase yields the protein MKIMIDPGHGGSDPGAGGNGLQEKDLTLRIAARVGELVRERGADVLYTRTTDTTVGLSERANLANAADADYFLSVHINAGGGTGFESYTYIGTSGVTSDYRNAIHDRVAAVFAAEGMPDRGKKQANFAVLRETRMPAALLEYGFIDHPTDASHLRDPAFIEKLAQATAQGVADAFGLPDAPGSPVPEPKGGVSDWAKDARDWVVTAGISDGTRPKDAVTREEVWTMLHRMSKL